The following is a genomic window from Chanos chanos chromosome 1, fChaCha1.1, whole genome shotgun sequence.
tttcttctattttttttcgtCCGACCGAAAACAATTTTGATTAACAACATCAATTTAAATACCCCCAAAAAGAGGCATTTATTGTGAAGACTCGTTACTTTGGTAGATCTTAGTTCCTTATAGCGCTGCCTCGTGAGAAATGCATCTGTCTTGGCCCTTGTAATTCAGCAATAGTGTTGTAACttccaataaataaattaagttCAAAACATTTGAGACTTACCATTAATGCAGACAGTTCTTCCCTGTCTTGCCCCTTTTAAGATGTTTTTATGTGAAACTGGTGAAACAGAGCTATCTTGAACCACAGTGGGAAACTGAAGCCACTTCCTTCACTCTTGTGCCAGAAGTCTACTTTCAAGATGTGTGTAACGTAAGACAGAATTGCTTAAAGGAGCCGTTCATCCTTATTTATAAGTGTGCCCATTTTAATAATTATCTcctttaaatgaaacacatgactgattttttttgatACATTTGTTTCAGTACATCAATATTTgcacatttatttactttttttttttttttttttacattttttaacattttcaaatccactatatatatatatacatatatatactatACATATGTGTCACTTTTTCTCGTGGGCCAAGCCAAAATAACTTCACTTCCTGTTTGAAAGGCCAatagcaaaaaagaaaaagtacgAACAGTATGAGTGAGATAACACAGCATGTGGAAGATTGTGTGCTGATTAGAAGTAGATgtctgttattattataatcatttatttattttttacacaaCTTTGATGCTTAAAAATACTCATTAGGCTAAATGTCAAAACATGGCATGGTAAATTTacacatttttcagtgtgttttcatacaTTCCGGAAAATGGgtgcttttgttttgatgaaaaatacaaaGGACTGAATATTTAACCAACTGAATGAGAAATCATCTGAGGTCCCAACAATTGCCCAAAGAAGGGTTACAAGCTGTAGAAAATACTGACCTTACAGAGTTTATTGAGAACTAGTATTGCTTTGCTAATGGGGTATATAGATATGTCTGGTCAGTCGTGGTGATATTAAATGCAATGTCAACGTTAAATTAAAACAGCATTACAAAAAAGACTGAACATTTTGACTAAATTAATTTTATATCATTCTGTAAACTCTCTAAACAAATGGTTTAGAACATAATGCTTAATATTGCAACTCTTATAAGTTGTCAACATACCTATGAATGTCCCAGATggtcacaaacacaacagtcCACTTTTGCCTTAATTTGAGAATACTAACAGAATCTCTACACTTTAATCAGACGCCATAAATGTTCAGTATCAGTGAACTGAACTCACCGATTGTGACACTGAAGAGACAGTTCTGATCTTATTTAACTGGAACATTTCATGGAATTTCTTCTTCCAGACATGCCATACtgctttcatttctgtcttggCACTTTCACTCATAAGGCAGTAAATAATTGGGTCTGCAACACTGTTgatggttgtcatggcaacacatACCATGTAGTAGTCTCTGATTTTCACAGCTGCGTCGCAGTTTTCTGGCTCTAGCAGTCCCCGGAGTAGCATGATGACCTGGAAGGGAGAGAAAGCCACCACATAAGTGAGCAGGAGGAGTAGGAGAAGATTCCGGATCTTTTTGCGTTCGCTTGCCACTGTGGAAACGCTCCCTCTGAGTGCCAAAAGAATCTGCTGGAAGCAGAATCCCATAATAAGCAATGGCACAAAGAATCCCAGCACTACCCTGATGATGCTCATATGGGCACTAGCGTTGGACATAGGCATCTTTTCCCTACACATTCTATGGACAGAGAACTCCTGTAGGTCCCCAGTATATGCAAGAAGTGCAAGGTGCAGTAAGATCTCAGTCAACCACACCAGCAAACTCACAAGCGCTGCTATGCGAACTTCATGCACCCAAGAATAGTGCAGTGGGAAGACCACAGCCAGGTAACGATCCACAGAGATGCAACAAAGAAGACCTGAGCCCACGTAGAAACTATTGTACATGATGAAATTGATCAGGGTACACAGGGTATCCCCAACAGACCGCTGTAAAGCCAGCTCAATCCACACAGGTAGTGTAATGGTATACAGTagatcagacacagacaggttCACTAGATACACTGCCATGTTGTTCCCTTTTTGCATTAGC
Proteins encoded in this region:
- the LOC115825767 gene encoding G-protein coupled receptor 4-like; the encoded protein is MPINVSTSLYNASSGCGYKDKVDFYMYPVAYSLFFIVGFPANCLSLYVACMLMQKGNNMAVYLVNLSVSDLLYTITLPVWIELALQRSVGDTLCTLINFIMYNSFYVGSGLLCCISVDRYLAVVFPLHYSWVHEVRIAALVSLLVWLTEILLHLALLAYTGDLQEFSVHRMCREKMPMSNASAHMSIIRVVLGFFVPLLIMGFCFQQILLALRGSVSTVASERKKIRNLLLLLLLTYVVAFSPFQVIMLLRGLLEPENCDAAVKIRDYYMVCVAMTTINSVADPIIYCLMSESAKTEMKAVWHVWKKKFHEMFQLNKIRTVSSVSQSVSSVH